The following are from one region of the Anguilla rostrata isolate EN2019 chromosome 7, ASM1855537v3, whole genome shotgun sequence genome:
- the LOC135259827 gene encoding serine/threonine-protein kinase DCLK2-like isoform X4, which yields MSLHRSIELEHFEERDKAHRSTRAVGSSSQSGSRANSLVPSPAHSANCSLYRTRTLQALSSEKKAKKVRFYRNGDKYFKGLVYAVSNDRFRSFDALLMELTRSLSDNMNLPQGVRSIYSLDGTRKILSLEELVEGESYVCASNEPFRKVDYTKNVNPNWGVNVRVAAAAAAAATAAAVASGGVAVRSHSALSQRSESRESKDFIKPKLVTVIRSGVKPRKAVRILLNKKTAHSFEQVLTDITDAIKLDSGAVKRLYTLDGKQITCLQDFFGDDDVFVACGPEKYRYAQDDFVLDHSRKASATFVNECRVMKSSSPRPAPAARPSGSRSPGSSRRIKSPGTARRAGQYSSGYSPVRSPANGTPGSQISTPKSTKSSGSSPTSPGSMRSLKISALHGSASNVNGAIDQMADLGLETVNGNRCLLASAILDKYKVGKVIGDGNFAVVKECVERSTGKEFALKIIDKAKCSGKEHLIANEVAVLRRVKHPNIIMLIEEVDTPTELYLVMELVKGGDLFDAITSSTKYTERDASAMVFNLAGALKYLHQMSIVHRDIKPENLLVCEYPDGTKSLKLGDFGLATVVEGPLYTVCGTPTYVAPEIIAETGYGLKVDIWAAGVITYILLCGFPPFRSEKNVQEDLFDQILVGRLDFPAPYWDNITDSAKELIGRMLQVNVEARYTAEDVLSHPWVTDDAEMENILKVEMTGKLKQHFNSTPKQNNASAGVCVLMRQGNEHSSR from the exons ATGTCTCTCCACAGAAGCATCGAACTGGAGCACTTCGAGGAACGGGACAAGGCGCATCGCTCTACTCGAGCCGTGGGCTCGAGCTCGCAGTCTGGGTCCAGGGCAAATAGTCTGGTTCCCAGCCCAGCTCATAGCGCCAATTGTAGTTTGTATCGCACCCGCACATTGCAGGCGCTAAGTTCCGAGAAGAAAGCCAAGAAAGTTAGATTTTACCGAAATGGAGACAAATATTTCAAGGGTTTGGTGTATGCGGTTTCCAACGACCGCTTCCGGTCCTTCGACGCTCTGCTGATGGAACTGACCAGGTCACTGTCGGACAACATGAACCTGCCCCAAGGAGTGCGAAGCATATATTCTTTGGATGGAACAAGGAAGATTTTAAGCCTGGAAGAGTTAGTAGAAG GGGAGAGCTACGTCTGCGCCTCGAACGAGCCCTTCCGCAAGGTGGACTACACCAAGAACGTGAACCCCAACTGGGGCGTGAACGTGCGGGTggcggcggccgcggcggcggcagcgacggcggcggcggtggcctCGGGGGGCGTGGCCGTGCGCTCGCACTCCGCCCTGTCCCAGCGGAGCGAGTCGCGGGAGAGCAAGGACTTCATCAAGCCCAAGCTGGTGACGGTGATCCGCAGCGGCGTGAAGCCGCGCAAGGCCGTGCGCATCCTGCTCAACAAGAAGACCGCCCACTCCTTCGAGCAGGTGCTCACCGACATCACCGACGCCATCAAGCTGGACTCCGGCGCGGTGAAACGCCTCTACACGCTGGACGGGAAGCAG ATCACCTGCCTGCAGGACTTCTTCGGAGACGATGACGTGTTCGTGGCGTGCGGCCCGGAGAAGTACCGCTACGCCCAGGACGACTTCGTGCTGGACCACAGCCGCAAGGCGTCTGCGACCTTCGTCAACG AGTGCCGGGTGATGAAGTCCTCCAGCCCTCGCCCCGCCCCAGCAGCGCGGCCCTCGGGATCCAGAAGCCCCGGGTCCTCACGCCGCATCAAATCCCCAGGAACAG CGAGAAGAGCCGGACAGTATTCTTCTGGCTACTCCCCAGTCAGATCCCCAG cCAATGGGACTCCTGGAAGCCAGATCTCTACGCCCAAGTCCACAAAGTCCTCCGGCTCCTCTCCCACGAGCCCGGGGAGCATGCGCAGCCTCAAG ATTTCTGCTCTTCACGGGTCTGCCTCCAACGTGAACGGGGCCATAGACCAGATGGCTGACCTGGGTCTTGAGA CAGTTAACGGGAACAGGTGCCTGCTAGCCTCGGCCATCCTGGACAAATACAAGGTGGGCAAGGTCATTGGAGACGGGAACTTTGCTGTTGTAAAGGAATGCGTTGAGAG GTCCACGGGGAAGGAGTTTGCTCTGAAGATCATAGACAAGGCCAAGTGCAGCGGGAAG GAACACCTGATCGCAAACGAGGTGGCCGTCCTGCGCAGGGTCAAACACCCCAACATCATCATGCTGATCGAGGAGGTGGACACGCCCACTGAGCTCTATCTGGTCATGGAGCTGGTTAAG GGCGGGGACCTGTTTGATGCCATTACCTCCTCGACCAAGTACACCGAGCGGGACGCCAGTGCCATGGTGTTTAACCTGGCCGGTGCCCTCAAATACCTGCACCAAATGAGCATCGTCCATCGGGATATTAAACCCGAGAACCTGCTG gtgtgtgagtaCCCTGACGGCACCAAGTCTCTGAAGTTGGGAGACTTTGGACTGGCCACCGTGGTGGAGGGCCCGctgtacactgtgtgtgggACGCCCACCTATGTGGCCCCCGAGATCATCGCCGAaacagg ATACGGGCTGAAAGTGGACATCTGGGCCGCTGGGGTCATCACCTACATCCTGCTCTGCGGCTTTCCTCCGTTCCGCAG TGAGAAGAACGTTCAGGAGGATCTGTTCGACCAGATCCTGGTGGGACGGCTGGACTTTCCCGCCCCCTACTGGGACAACATCACAGACTCCGCCAAA GAGCTGATTGGCCGGATGCTGCAGGTGAACGTGGAGGCTCGCTACACAGCGGAGGATGTCCTCTCTCACCCCTGGGTCACT GATGATGCTGAGATGGAGAATATTCTGAAGGTTGAGATGACAGGtaaactgaagcagcactttAACTCCACACCAAAGCAGAATAACGCCTCGGCAGGAGTGTGCGTCCTCATG
- the LOC135259827 gene encoding serine/threonine-protein kinase DCLK2-like isoform X3: MSLHRSIELEHFEERDKAHRSTRAVGSSSQSGSRANSLVPSPAHSANCSLYRTRTLQALSSEKKAKKVRFYRNGDKYFKGLVYAVSNDRFRSFDALLMELTRSLSDNMNLPQGVRSIYSLDGTRKILSLEELVEGESYVCASNEPFRKVDYTKNVNPNWGVNVRVAAAAAAAATAAAVASGGVAVRSHSALSQRSESRESKDFIKPKLVTVIRSGVKPRKAVRILLNKKTAHSFEQVLTDITDAIKLDSGAVKRLYTLDGKQITCLQDFFGDDDVFVACGPEKYRYAQDDFVLDHSRKASATFVNECRVMKSSSPRPAPAARPSGSRSPGSSRRIKSPGTARRAGQYSSGYSPVRSPANGTPGSQISTPKSTKSSGSSPTSPGSMRSLKISALHGSASNVNGAIDQMADLGLETVNGNRCLLASAILDKYKVGKVIGDGNFAVVKECVERSTGKEFALKIIDKAKCSGKEHLIANEVAVLRRVKHPNIIMLIEEVDTPTELYLVMELVKGGDLFDAITSSTKYTERDASAMVFNLAGALKYLHQMSIVHRDIKPENLLVCEYPDGTKSLKLGDFGLATVVEGPLYTVCGTPTYVAPEIIAETGYGLKVDIWAAGVITYILLCGFPPFRSEKNVQEDLFDQILVGRLDFPAPYWDNITDSAKELIGRMLQVNVEARYTAEDVLSHPWVTDDAEMENILKVEMTGKLKQHFNSTPKQNNASAGVCVLMVSTETGLANS, encoded by the exons ATGTCTCTCCACAGAAGCATCGAACTGGAGCACTTCGAGGAACGGGACAAGGCGCATCGCTCTACTCGAGCCGTGGGCTCGAGCTCGCAGTCTGGGTCCAGGGCAAATAGTCTGGTTCCCAGCCCAGCTCATAGCGCCAATTGTAGTTTGTATCGCACCCGCACATTGCAGGCGCTAAGTTCCGAGAAGAAAGCCAAGAAAGTTAGATTTTACCGAAATGGAGACAAATATTTCAAGGGTTTGGTGTATGCGGTTTCCAACGACCGCTTCCGGTCCTTCGACGCTCTGCTGATGGAACTGACCAGGTCACTGTCGGACAACATGAACCTGCCCCAAGGAGTGCGAAGCATATATTCTTTGGATGGAACAAGGAAGATTTTAAGCCTGGAAGAGTTAGTAGAAG GGGAGAGCTACGTCTGCGCCTCGAACGAGCCCTTCCGCAAGGTGGACTACACCAAGAACGTGAACCCCAACTGGGGCGTGAACGTGCGGGTggcggcggccgcggcggcggcagcgacggcggcggcggtggcctCGGGGGGCGTGGCCGTGCGCTCGCACTCCGCCCTGTCCCAGCGGAGCGAGTCGCGGGAGAGCAAGGACTTCATCAAGCCCAAGCTGGTGACGGTGATCCGCAGCGGCGTGAAGCCGCGCAAGGCCGTGCGCATCCTGCTCAACAAGAAGACCGCCCACTCCTTCGAGCAGGTGCTCACCGACATCACCGACGCCATCAAGCTGGACTCCGGCGCGGTGAAACGCCTCTACACGCTGGACGGGAAGCAG ATCACCTGCCTGCAGGACTTCTTCGGAGACGATGACGTGTTCGTGGCGTGCGGCCCGGAGAAGTACCGCTACGCCCAGGACGACTTCGTGCTGGACCACAGCCGCAAGGCGTCTGCGACCTTCGTCAACG AGTGCCGGGTGATGAAGTCCTCCAGCCCTCGCCCCGCCCCAGCAGCGCGGCCCTCGGGATCCAGAAGCCCCGGGTCCTCACGCCGCATCAAATCCCCAGGAACAG CGAGAAGAGCCGGACAGTATTCTTCTGGCTACTCCCCAGTCAGATCCCCAG cCAATGGGACTCCTGGAAGCCAGATCTCTACGCCCAAGTCCACAAAGTCCTCCGGCTCCTCTCCCACGAGCCCGGGGAGCATGCGCAGCCTCAAG ATTTCTGCTCTTCACGGGTCTGCCTCCAACGTGAACGGGGCCATAGACCAGATGGCTGACCTGGGTCTTGAGA CAGTTAACGGGAACAGGTGCCTGCTAGCCTCGGCCATCCTGGACAAATACAAGGTGGGCAAGGTCATTGGAGACGGGAACTTTGCTGTTGTAAAGGAATGCGTTGAGAG GTCCACGGGGAAGGAGTTTGCTCTGAAGATCATAGACAAGGCCAAGTGCAGCGGGAAG GAACACCTGATCGCAAACGAGGTGGCCGTCCTGCGCAGGGTCAAACACCCCAACATCATCATGCTGATCGAGGAGGTGGACACGCCCACTGAGCTCTATCTGGTCATGGAGCTGGTTAAG GGCGGGGACCTGTTTGATGCCATTACCTCCTCGACCAAGTACACCGAGCGGGACGCCAGTGCCATGGTGTTTAACCTGGCCGGTGCCCTCAAATACCTGCACCAAATGAGCATCGTCCATCGGGATATTAAACCCGAGAACCTGCTG gtgtgtgagtaCCCTGACGGCACCAAGTCTCTGAAGTTGGGAGACTTTGGACTGGCCACCGTGGTGGAGGGCCCGctgtacactgtgtgtgggACGCCCACCTATGTGGCCCCCGAGATCATCGCCGAaacagg ATACGGGCTGAAAGTGGACATCTGGGCCGCTGGGGTCATCACCTACATCCTGCTCTGCGGCTTTCCTCCGTTCCGCAG TGAGAAGAACGTTCAGGAGGATCTGTTCGACCAGATCCTGGTGGGACGGCTGGACTTTCCCGCCCCCTACTGGGACAACATCACAGACTCCGCCAAA GAGCTGATTGGCCGGATGCTGCAGGTGAACGTGGAGGCTCGCTACACAGCGGAGGATGTCCTCTCTCACCCCTGGGTCACT GATGATGCTGAGATGGAGAATATTCTGAAGGTTGAGATGACAGGtaaactgaagcagcactttAACTCCACACCAAAGCAGAATAACGCCTCGGCAGGAGTGTGCGTCCTCATGGTGAGCACTGAGACTGGTCTGGCTAACAGCTAG
- the LOC135259827 gene encoding serine/threonine-protein kinase DCLK2-like isoform X2: MSLHRSIELEHFEERDKAHRSTRAVGSSSQSGSRANSLVPSPAHSANCSLYRTRTLQALSSEKKAKKVRFYRNGDKYFKGLVYAVSNDRFRSFDALLMELTRSLSDNMNLPQGVRSIYSLDGTRKILSLEELVEGESYVCASNEPFRKVDYTKNVNPNWGVNVRVAAAAAAAATAAAVASGGVAVRSHSALSQRSESRESKDFIKPKLVTVIRSGVKPRKAVRILLNKKTAHSFEQVLTDITDAIKLDSGAVKRLYTLDGKQITCLQDFFGDDDVFVACGPEKYRYAQDDFVLDHSRKASATFVNECRVMKSSSPRPAPAARPSGSRSPGSSRRIKSPGTARRAGQYSSGYSPVRSPANGTPGSQISTPKSTKSSGSSPTSPGSMRSLKISALHGSASNVNGAIDQMADLGLEINGNRCLLASAILDKYKVGKVIGDGNFAVVKECVERSTGKEFALKIIDKAKCSGKEHLIANEVAVLRRVKHPNIIMLIEEVDTPTELYLVMELVKGGDLFDAITSSTKYTERDASAMVFNLAGALKYLHQMSIVHRDIKPENLLVCEYPDGTKSLKLGDFGLATVVEGPLYTVCGTPTYVAPEIIAETGYGLKVDIWAAGVITYILLCGFPPFRSEKNVQEDLFDQILVGRLDFPAPYWDNITDSAKELIGRMLQVNVEARYTAEDVLSHPWVTDDAEMENILKVEMTGKLKQHFNSTPKQNNASAGVCVLMNTALDKENHALLARRCREARAERGSRMAQSPPPKDPEPPGPAPVPVPALADGRPASPPSTAPSVAPGNAPCEEGGASQP; encoded by the exons ATGTCTCTCCACAGAAGCATCGAACTGGAGCACTTCGAGGAACGGGACAAGGCGCATCGCTCTACTCGAGCCGTGGGCTCGAGCTCGCAGTCTGGGTCCAGGGCAAATAGTCTGGTTCCCAGCCCAGCTCATAGCGCCAATTGTAGTTTGTATCGCACCCGCACATTGCAGGCGCTAAGTTCCGAGAAGAAAGCCAAGAAAGTTAGATTTTACCGAAATGGAGACAAATATTTCAAGGGTTTGGTGTATGCGGTTTCCAACGACCGCTTCCGGTCCTTCGACGCTCTGCTGATGGAACTGACCAGGTCACTGTCGGACAACATGAACCTGCCCCAAGGAGTGCGAAGCATATATTCTTTGGATGGAACAAGGAAGATTTTAAGCCTGGAAGAGTTAGTAGAAG GGGAGAGCTACGTCTGCGCCTCGAACGAGCCCTTCCGCAAGGTGGACTACACCAAGAACGTGAACCCCAACTGGGGCGTGAACGTGCGGGTggcggcggccgcggcggcggcagcgacggcggcggcggtggcctCGGGGGGCGTGGCCGTGCGCTCGCACTCCGCCCTGTCCCAGCGGAGCGAGTCGCGGGAGAGCAAGGACTTCATCAAGCCCAAGCTGGTGACGGTGATCCGCAGCGGCGTGAAGCCGCGCAAGGCCGTGCGCATCCTGCTCAACAAGAAGACCGCCCACTCCTTCGAGCAGGTGCTCACCGACATCACCGACGCCATCAAGCTGGACTCCGGCGCGGTGAAACGCCTCTACACGCTGGACGGGAAGCAG ATCACCTGCCTGCAGGACTTCTTCGGAGACGATGACGTGTTCGTGGCGTGCGGCCCGGAGAAGTACCGCTACGCCCAGGACGACTTCGTGCTGGACCACAGCCGCAAGGCGTCTGCGACCTTCGTCAACG AGTGCCGGGTGATGAAGTCCTCCAGCCCTCGCCCCGCCCCAGCAGCGCGGCCCTCGGGATCCAGAAGCCCCGGGTCCTCACGCCGCATCAAATCCCCAGGAACAG CGAGAAGAGCCGGACAGTATTCTTCTGGCTACTCCCCAGTCAGATCCCCAG cCAATGGGACTCCTGGAAGCCAGATCTCTACGCCCAAGTCCACAAAGTCCTCCGGCTCCTCTCCCACGAGCCCGGGGAGCATGCGCAGCCTCAAG ATTTCTGCTCTTCACGGGTCTGCCTCCAACGTGAACGGGGCCATAGACCAGATGGCTGACCTGGGTCTTGAGA TTAACGGGAACAGGTGCCTGCTAGCCTCGGCCATCCTGGACAAATACAAGGTGGGCAAGGTCATTGGAGACGGGAACTTTGCTGTTGTAAAGGAATGCGTTGAGAG GTCCACGGGGAAGGAGTTTGCTCTGAAGATCATAGACAAGGCCAAGTGCAGCGGGAAG GAACACCTGATCGCAAACGAGGTGGCCGTCCTGCGCAGGGTCAAACACCCCAACATCATCATGCTGATCGAGGAGGTGGACACGCCCACTGAGCTCTATCTGGTCATGGAGCTGGTTAAG GGCGGGGACCTGTTTGATGCCATTACCTCCTCGACCAAGTACACCGAGCGGGACGCCAGTGCCATGGTGTTTAACCTGGCCGGTGCCCTCAAATACCTGCACCAAATGAGCATCGTCCATCGGGATATTAAACCCGAGAACCTGCTG gtgtgtgagtaCCCTGACGGCACCAAGTCTCTGAAGTTGGGAGACTTTGGACTGGCCACCGTGGTGGAGGGCCCGctgtacactgtgtgtgggACGCCCACCTATGTGGCCCCCGAGATCATCGCCGAaacagg ATACGGGCTGAAAGTGGACATCTGGGCCGCTGGGGTCATCACCTACATCCTGCTCTGCGGCTTTCCTCCGTTCCGCAG TGAGAAGAACGTTCAGGAGGATCTGTTCGACCAGATCCTGGTGGGACGGCTGGACTTTCCCGCCCCCTACTGGGACAACATCACAGACTCCGCCAAA GAGCTGATTGGCCGGATGCTGCAGGTGAACGTGGAGGCTCGCTACACAGCGGAGGATGTCCTCTCTCACCCCTGGGTCACT GATGATGCTGAGATGGAGAATATTCTGAAGGTTGAGATGACAGGtaaactgaagcagcactttAACTCCACACCAAAGCAGAATAACGCCTCGGCAGGAGTGTGCGTCCTCATG
- the LOC135259827 gene encoding serine/threonine-protein kinase DCLK2-like isoform X1: MSLHRSIELEHFEERDKAHRSTRAVGSSSQSGSRANSLVPSPAHSANCSLYRTRTLQALSSEKKAKKVRFYRNGDKYFKGLVYAVSNDRFRSFDALLMELTRSLSDNMNLPQGVRSIYSLDGTRKILSLEELVEGESYVCASNEPFRKVDYTKNVNPNWGVNVRVAAAAAAAATAAAVASGGVAVRSHSALSQRSESRESKDFIKPKLVTVIRSGVKPRKAVRILLNKKTAHSFEQVLTDITDAIKLDSGAVKRLYTLDGKQITCLQDFFGDDDVFVACGPEKYRYAQDDFVLDHSRKASATFVNECRVMKSSSPRPAPAARPSGSRSPGSSRRIKSPGTARRAGQYSSGYSPVRSPANGTPGSQISTPKSTKSSGSSPTSPGSMRSLKISALHGSASNVNGAIDQMADLGLETVNGNRCLLASAILDKYKVGKVIGDGNFAVVKECVERSTGKEFALKIIDKAKCSGKEHLIANEVAVLRRVKHPNIIMLIEEVDTPTELYLVMELVKGGDLFDAITSSTKYTERDASAMVFNLAGALKYLHQMSIVHRDIKPENLLVCEYPDGTKSLKLGDFGLATVVEGPLYTVCGTPTYVAPEIIAETGYGLKVDIWAAGVITYILLCGFPPFRSEKNVQEDLFDQILVGRLDFPAPYWDNITDSAKELIGRMLQVNVEARYTAEDVLSHPWVTDDAEMENILKVEMTGKLKQHFNSTPKQNNASAGVCVLMNTALDKENHALLARRCREARAERGSRMAQSPPPKDPEPPGPAPVPVPALADGRPASPPSTAPSVAPGNAPCEEGGASQP; this comes from the exons ATGTCTCTCCACAGAAGCATCGAACTGGAGCACTTCGAGGAACGGGACAAGGCGCATCGCTCTACTCGAGCCGTGGGCTCGAGCTCGCAGTCTGGGTCCAGGGCAAATAGTCTGGTTCCCAGCCCAGCTCATAGCGCCAATTGTAGTTTGTATCGCACCCGCACATTGCAGGCGCTAAGTTCCGAGAAGAAAGCCAAGAAAGTTAGATTTTACCGAAATGGAGACAAATATTTCAAGGGTTTGGTGTATGCGGTTTCCAACGACCGCTTCCGGTCCTTCGACGCTCTGCTGATGGAACTGACCAGGTCACTGTCGGACAACATGAACCTGCCCCAAGGAGTGCGAAGCATATATTCTTTGGATGGAACAAGGAAGATTTTAAGCCTGGAAGAGTTAGTAGAAG GGGAGAGCTACGTCTGCGCCTCGAACGAGCCCTTCCGCAAGGTGGACTACACCAAGAACGTGAACCCCAACTGGGGCGTGAACGTGCGGGTggcggcggccgcggcggcggcagcgacggcggcggcggtggcctCGGGGGGCGTGGCCGTGCGCTCGCACTCCGCCCTGTCCCAGCGGAGCGAGTCGCGGGAGAGCAAGGACTTCATCAAGCCCAAGCTGGTGACGGTGATCCGCAGCGGCGTGAAGCCGCGCAAGGCCGTGCGCATCCTGCTCAACAAGAAGACCGCCCACTCCTTCGAGCAGGTGCTCACCGACATCACCGACGCCATCAAGCTGGACTCCGGCGCGGTGAAACGCCTCTACACGCTGGACGGGAAGCAG ATCACCTGCCTGCAGGACTTCTTCGGAGACGATGACGTGTTCGTGGCGTGCGGCCCGGAGAAGTACCGCTACGCCCAGGACGACTTCGTGCTGGACCACAGCCGCAAGGCGTCTGCGACCTTCGTCAACG AGTGCCGGGTGATGAAGTCCTCCAGCCCTCGCCCCGCCCCAGCAGCGCGGCCCTCGGGATCCAGAAGCCCCGGGTCCTCACGCCGCATCAAATCCCCAGGAACAG CGAGAAGAGCCGGACAGTATTCTTCTGGCTACTCCCCAGTCAGATCCCCAG cCAATGGGACTCCTGGAAGCCAGATCTCTACGCCCAAGTCCACAAAGTCCTCCGGCTCCTCTCCCACGAGCCCGGGGAGCATGCGCAGCCTCAAG ATTTCTGCTCTTCACGGGTCTGCCTCCAACGTGAACGGGGCCATAGACCAGATGGCTGACCTGGGTCTTGAGA CAGTTAACGGGAACAGGTGCCTGCTAGCCTCGGCCATCCTGGACAAATACAAGGTGGGCAAGGTCATTGGAGACGGGAACTTTGCTGTTGTAAAGGAATGCGTTGAGAG GTCCACGGGGAAGGAGTTTGCTCTGAAGATCATAGACAAGGCCAAGTGCAGCGGGAAG GAACACCTGATCGCAAACGAGGTGGCCGTCCTGCGCAGGGTCAAACACCCCAACATCATCATGCTGATCGAGGAGGTGGACACGCCCACTGAGCTCTATCTGGTCATGGAGCTGGTTAAG GGCGGGGACCTGTTTGATGCCATTACCTCCTCGACCAAGTACACCGAGCGGGACGCCAGTGCCATGGTGTTTAACCTGGCCGGTGCCCTCAAATACCTGCACCAAATGAGCATCGTCCATCGGGATATTAAACCCGAGAACCTGCTG gtgtgtgagtaCCCTGACGGCACCAAGTCTCTGAAGTTGGGAGACTTTGGACTGGCCACCGTGGTGGAGGGCCCGctgtacactgtgtgtgggACGCCCACCTATGTGGCCCCCGAGATCATCGCCGAaacagg ATACGGGCTGAAAGTGGACATCTGGGCCGCTGGGGTCATCACCTACATCCTGCTCTGCGGCTTTCCTCCGTTCCGCAG TGAGAAGAACGTTCAGGAGGATCTGTTCGACCAGATCCTGGTGGGACGGCTGGACTTTCCCGCCCCCTACTGGGACAACATCACAGACTCCGCCAAA GAGCTGATTGGCCGGATGCTGCAGGTGAACGTGGAGGCTCGCTACACAGCGGAGGATGTCCTCTCTCACCCCTGGGTCACT GATGATGCTGAGATGGAGAATATTCTGAAGGTTGAGATGACAGGtaaactgaagcagcactttAACTCCACACCAAAGCAGAATAACGCCTCGGCAGGAGTGTGCGTCCTCATG